Proteins from a single region of Stappia sp. ES.058:
- a CDS encoding cyclopropane-fatty-acyl-phospholipid synthase family protein gives MSGQGTSQGDTAGAVLMDRIYGWQRHIYDMTRKPYLLGRDRLIADLQPPDGGTVLELGCGTARNLVVAAQRYPTARFFGIDLSSAMLDSARRSIDRAGLGGRVVIAQGDASAFDPRVVFGRETFDRVFVSYALSMIPPWQQALEAGLGLLGDGGELSCVDFGTMTRYPTILRGPFQAWLAAFHVTPRGDLPHVLSGLAARHGARADVSILHGGYAVYGRVGHDAARKPPND, from the coding sequence ATGAGTGGGCAGGGGACCAGCCAGGGCGACACCGCCGGCGCGGTGCTGATGGACCGGATTTACGGCTGGCAGCGGCACATCTATGACATGACGCGAAAGCCCTATCTGCTGGGGCGTGACCGTCTTATCGCCGATCTCCAGCCGCCTGATGGCGGGACGGTGCTGGAACTGGGGTGCGGGACCGCCCGCAACCTTGTCGTGGCCGCGCAGCGCTATCCGACGGCCCGGTTTTTCGGCATCGACCTGTCGTCGGCCATGCTCGACAGTGCAAGGCGCTCCATCGACCGGGCAGGGCTTGGAGGGCGGGTCGTGATCGCGCAAGGCGACGCAAGCGCTTTCGATCCGCGCGTCGTCTTCGGGCGCGAGACCTTCGATCGGGTGTTCGTCTCCTATGCGCTGTCGATGATCCCACCCTGGCAGCAAGCGCTTGAGGCCGGATTGGGCCTGCTTGGCGACGGCGGAGAGCTTTCCTGCGTCGACTTCGGCACGATGACGCGCTATCCCACGATACTGCGTGGCCCCTTTCAGGCATGGCTCGCCGCCTTTCACGTAACGCCGCGGGGTGACCTTCCCCACGTGCTTTCCGGCCTTGCCGCCCGTCATGGCGCGCGCGCGGATGTATCCATTCTTCATGGCGGCTATGCTGTCTACGGGCGCGTGGGCCATGATGCCGCTCGCAAGCCACCAAACGATTGA
- a CDS encoding nuclear transport factor 2 family protein codes for MKQLIPLAVIGSLLAAAPLAALAETALPEGASIAKDAKALRTYAPNGNPGAVDFDAADRLAIANLLYAYSFAYDNYEADAWFKLFTDDVVFVAGVPGAGAVSFTGEGFRTFWRERMKQFSSSGNQRRHLMSNILFLEQTADTAHVSVAGLLTNAKDGKTFTAVSSLNYEGWLVKGEDGWKIERWHDFPDAPVPEK; via the coding sequence ATGAAACAGCTCATCCCCCTCGCCGTGATCGGGTCCCTGCTCGCCGCAGCCCCGCTGGCGGCGCTTGCCGAGACCGCGCTGCCGGAAGGCGCCAGCATCGCCAAGGACGCCAAGGCGCTTCGGACCTATGCGCCGAACGGCAATCCGGGGGCCGTCGACTTCGACGCCGCCGACCGGCTGGCGATCGCCAATCTGCTCTACGCCTATTCCTTCGCCTACGACAACTACGAGGCCGACGCCTGGTTCAAGCTGTTCACGGACGATGTCGTGTTCGTCGCCGGCGTTCCGGGGGCGGGGGCCGTGTCCTTCACCGGAGAGGGCTTCCGCACGTTCTGGCGGGAGCGGATGAAGCAGTTCAGCTCCTCCGGCAACCAGCGCCGGCACCTGATGTCGAACATCCTGTTCCTGGAACAGACCGCCGATACCGCGCACGTCAGTGTCGCCGGACTTCTGACCAACGCCAAGGACGGCAAGACCTTCACCGCCGTGTCGAGCCTCAACTATGAAGGCTGGCTGGTGAAGGGAGAGGATGGCTGGAAGATTGAGCGCTGGCATGACTTCCCGGACGCACCGGTCCCGGAGAAGTAA
- a CDS encoding ferric reductase-like transmembrane domain-containing protein, translating into MVRARAALVWAALAVAIAVPLAIAATSPLLAWRQPVYIVAGLAGVVALALMLVQPLLAGGALPGLPSPKGRRVHRWVGALLIAAVLAHVIGLWLTSPPDVIDALLFASPTPFSAWGVIAMWALFAAGLLAALRHRLRIRPRVFRLAHTGLVAVVIAGSVVHALLIEGTMGDISKAVLCALAALAFVKTVADLRTWRLLVRRRS; encoded by the coding sequence ATGGTGCGTGCACGCGCGGCTCTCGTCTGGGCCGCCCTCGCCGTCGCGATTGCCGTGCCGCTCGCCATCGCGGCGACAAGCCCGCTGCTTGCCTGGCGCCAGCCGGTCTATATCGTCGCGGGCCTTGCCGGCGTCGTCGCCCTGGCGCTGATGCTCGTCCAGCCGCTTCTTGCCGGCGGCGCCCTGCCCGGCCTCCCGTCGCCGAAAGGACGAAGGGTACATCGCTGGGTCGGGGCTTTGCTGATTGCTGCGGTCCTGGCCCATGTCATCGGACTTTGGCTCACCAGTCCGCCGGACGTGATCGATGCGCTTCTCTTTGCCTCGCCGACCCCGTTTTCCGCCTGGGGCGTGATTGCCATGTGGGCGCTGTTCGCCGCCGGCCTTTTGGCCGCGCTGCGCCATCGGCTGCGCATCCGCCCCAGGGTCTTTCGGCTGGCGCACACCGGACTCGTGGCGGTTGTCATTGCCGGCAGCGTGGTGCACGCCCTGCTGATCGAGGGAACGATGGGCGATATCTCAAAGGCGGTCTTATGCGCCTTGGCAGCGCTTGCCTTTGTTAAGACAGTCGCGGATCTGCGCACGTGGCGGCTGCTGG
- a CDS encoding twin-arginine translocation pathway signal, whose protein sequence is MTSLFHPTRRTVLLGGAAVAGTALAAGASRLVAPAQAKGVAPTPSMRGGANNYLPGAPVVARIGNGGFLMRGTVLRAGDGAPLAGMRIQIWAHTTEGHERDPHSHGATLTDENGEFRMDMPQIVPAFGQPHGHLAYDAEQDGKGFRTVFLRPVMSSADETTLAAHFVLEPA, encoded by the coding sequence ATGACGAGCCTTTTCCACCCCACCCGCCGCACCGTTTTGCTTGGCGGCGCGGCCGTTGCAGGCACAGCGCTTGCGGCGGGCGCGTCCCGCCTCGTCGCGCCGGCCCAGGCCAAAGGCGTTGCGCCGACACCCTCGATGCGCGGCGGGGCCAACAACTACCTTCCCGGCGCGCCGGTCGTGGCGCGGATCGGCAACGGCGGTTTCCTGATGCGGGGCACCGTGCTGCGCGCCGGCGACGGTGCGCCACTTGCCGGCATGCGCATCCAGATCTGGGCGCATACGACGGAAGGTCACGAGCGCGACCCGCACAGCCACGGTGCGACGCTGACGGATGAAAACGGCGAATTCCGCATGGACATGCCGCAGATCGTGCCGGCCTTCGGCCAGCCGCACGGTCATCTCGCCTATGACGCCGAGCAGGACGGCAAGGGCTTCAGGACCGTCTTCCTGCGCCCGGTCATGTCAAGCGCCGACGAGACGACGCTTGCAGCGCACTTCGTGCTCGAGCCGGCCTGA
- a CDS encoding DUF1254 domain-containing protein — translation MFATSVTMAGGGFAQAKDLTQAEANEIAVEAYLYLYPLITMDLTRRQLVTIKAGPGSMGGYENWFANIPAYPTADEKSVVRPNFDTLYSSTFLDLQKEPMIVSAPDTNGRYYLLPMLDMWTNVFASPGSRTTGTQAATFLVTGPGWEPADGAELGKDFAGKLDLPEETQLIKAPTNHVWIIGRTKTDGPADYEAVHKIQAGYKVTPLSKWGQKVSEPPYAPDPTVDTKTPPKKQVDSMAGKEYFTYGMELMKVEPPHNTDQPILARMSRLGFEEGESFDFASASPIVQSALKDAPVTAQKLMAWKSPRISNVVNQWSMDVEMVGVYGSYYLKRALMAQLGLGANLPEDAVYPIAMTDSDGNPLDGSNDYVLHFDAADIPPVNAFWSVTIYDNDGYQVANSLNRFALSSWMPMQKNPDGSLDLYFQHESPGKDKEANWLPAPDGPFNVTMRLYAPKPPVLIGKWAPPAITKVGKLSVHTAQ, via the coding sequence ATGTTCGCGACGTCCGTCACCATGGCCGGAGGCGGTTTCGCACAGGCGAAGGACCTCACTCAGGCGGAAGCGAACGAGATCGCGGTCGAAGCCTATCTCTACCTGTATCCGCTCATCACCATGGACCTGACGCGAAGGCAACTGGTCACCATCAAGGCCGGTCCCGGGTCCATGGGCGGCTACGAGAACTGGTTCGCCAACATTCCGGCCTATCCCACGGCCGATGAAAAGTCGGTCGTGCGACCCAATTTCGACACGCTCTATTCCTCGACGTTCCTCGATCTCCAGAAGGAACCGATGATCGTTTCCGCGCCCGACACCAACGGACGCTACTATCTCCTGCCGATGCTCGACATGTGGACGAATGTCTTCGCGTCGCCGGGCTCGCGGACCACCGGAACGCAGGCCGCGACCTTCCTGGTCACCGGCCCCGGCTGGGAGCCGGCGGACGGCGCGGAGCTCGGCAAGGATTTCGCCGGAAAACTCGACCTTCCCGAGGAGACTCAGCTCATCAAGGCCCCGACGAACCATGTCTGGATCATCGGACGGACCAAGACGGACGGACCCGCCGACTACGAGGCCGTCCACAAGATCCAGGCCGGCTACAAGGTGACGCCGCTGTCCAAATGGGGGCAGAAGGTTTCCGAGCCACCCTACGCGCCGGATCCGACCGTCGATACGAAGACGCCGCCGAAGAAGCAGGTCGATTCTATGGCCGGCAAGGAATACTTCACCTACGGCATGGAACTGATGAAGGTCGAGCCGCCGCACAACACCGACCAGCCGATTCTGGCGCGTATGTCCCGTCTCGGGTTCGAGGAGGGCGAGAGCTTCGACTTTGCTTCGGCAAGCCCGATCGTGCAGTCCGCGCTCAAGGACGCGCCCGTCACGGCGCAGAAGCTGATGGCCTGGAAGAGCCCGCGCATCTCGAATGTCGTGAACCAGTGGTCGATGGACGTCGAGATGGTGGGCGTCTATGGCTCCTATTATCTCAAGCGGGCGCTCATGGCCCAGCTCGGTCTCGGGGCAAACCTGCCGGAGGACGCCGTCTACCCGATCGCCATGACAGACAGCGATGGCAACCCGCTCGACGGATCCAACGATTATGTCCTGCATTTCGATGCGGCCGACATTCCGCCGGTCAATGCCTTCTGGTCCGTCACGATCTACGACAACGACGGCTACCAGGTCGCCAACAGCCTGAACCGCTTCGCTCTCTCAAGCTGGATGCCGATGCAGAAGAACCCGGACGGTTCGCTCGACCTCTACTTCCAGCATGAGAGCCCCGGCAAGGACAAGGAAGCCAACTGGCTGCCGGCCCCGGACGGTCCGTTCAACGTGACCATGCGGCTCTACGCCCCCAAGCCTCCGGTCCTGATCGGAAAATGGGCGCCGCCGGCAATCACCAAGGTTGGCAAACTCTCGGTCCATACGGCACAATAG
- a CDS encoding DUF3419 family protein, with translation MKAGQTGAGGLLEKAVHRNRALSGEGFLERAFTFAFKGLVYPQIWEDPEIDMEALAIERDHRIVAIASGGCNILSYLTADPRAITAVDLNKAHVALTRLKLTAATQLPNYDAFYRFFGKADQAANVAAYERFLQPHLDADTRAYWERRDLTGRRRISLFARDLYHHGLLGYFIGWGHRVARLYGIDPKDLLKARTMAEQRSFFDTALAPLFDKRMVRWATSKKVSLYGLGIPPAQYEALASAGNDGMAGVLRQRLERLACGFPLSENYFAWQAFGRGYADDEAGPLPPYLRRAHFDDVRARADRVQVANRSFTDHLADQQEESVDRYVLLDAQDWMSDDTLNELWAEITRTARPGARVVFRTAAEPSLLPGRVAADILDRWDYDAETSAHCSARDRSSIYGGMHLYIRKSA, from the coding sequence ATGAAGGCTGGACAGACGGGCGCGGGCGGATTGCTCGAAAAGGCCGTGCATCGCAACAGGGCGCTGTCGGGCGAGGGGTTTTTGGAGCGCGCCTTCACCTTTGCCTTCAAGGGCCTTGTCTATCCGCAGATCTGGGAAGACCCGGAAATCGACATGGAAGCGCTTGCGATCGAGCGCGATCACCGAATCGTGGCGATTGCCTCCGGCGGCTGCAACATCCTGTCCTATCTGACCGCCGACCCGCGCGCGATCACCGCCGTCGATCTCAACAAGGCGCATGTCGCGCTGACGCGGCTGAAACTGACGGCGGCGACACAGCTGCCCAACTATGACGCGTTCTATCGCTTCTTCGGCAAGGCCGACCAGGCCGCCAATGTGGCGGCCTACGAGCGCTTTCTCCAGCCGCACCTGGATGCGGACACCCGCGCCTATTGGGAACGTCGCGATCTCACCGGGCGCAGGCGGATTTCGCTTTTTGCGCGCGATCTCTACCATCACGGTCTGCTCGGCTATTTCATCGGCTGGGGCCACAGGGTGGCGCGGCTTTACGGCATCGACCCGAAGGACCTGCTCAAGGCGCGCACGATGGCCGAGCAGCGCAGCTTCTTCGACACGGCGCTCGCGCCGCTCTTCGACAAGCGCATGGTGCGCTGGGCGACCTCGAAGAAGGTCTCGCTCTACGGTCTCGGTATTCCGCCGGCGCAATACGAGGCGCTGGCGTCTGCCGGCAATGACGGGATGGCCGGCGTCCTGCGCCAAAGGCTGGAGCGGCTGGCCTGCGGCTTTCCGCTTTCGGAAAATTACTTCGCGTGGCAGGCCTTCGGACGCGGCTATGCCGACGACGAGGCCGGTCCGCTGCCGCCCTATCTGCGCCGAGCGCATTTCGATGATGTTCGCGCGCGCGCCGACCGCGTGCAGGTGGCCAACCGCTCCTTCACCGACCATCTGGCCGATCAGCAGGAGGAGAGCGTTGACCGGTATGTGCTTCTGGATGCGCAGGACTGGATGTCGGACGATACGCTCAACGAGCTTTGGGCCGAGATCACCCGCACGGCGCGCCCCGGGGCACGGGTGGTGTTTCGCACCGCCGCCGAGCCGTCGCTTCTGCCCGGGCGGGTCGCAGCCGACATTCTCGACCGCTGGGACTATGACGCCGAAACCTCCGCCCATTGCAGCGCGCGGGATCGCTCCTCGATCTACGGCGGAATGCATCTCTACATCCGCAAGTCCGCATGA
- a CDS encoding AraC family transcriptional regulator, translated as MSDSGSILLVRASGFGPLPSIFEQRAGERALWRVFERAGLPVDVIGAPQTPVPLPAMISLFERCGHELGDRTFGLEIGFEMQKAWGYGLWGRYGAMADTLGKAIRRYNLTFWAHASDGRLELVEGATATLWRHVKQQPGQSAVQHIDHLIGPMIIIARLFLAPGWLPEWIEVPYQRDSDAHLMEDRLQVPVRFGRKGTGIAFKPGDLDTRKVGKVQEASRILTLREVIADNALSRAPEPARALSAIAALRLLDGRTDIEGAARMAGLSVRSLQRQLLEKGYSYRDIVTIVRNERAVSLLHETTLPIMEVALLLGYEDHASFTRAFRRWMGCSPLEFRRFQRSVALA; from the coding sequence ATGAGCGATAGCGGGTCGATACTCTTGGTCAGGGCCAGCGGTTTCGGTCCCCTGCCTTCGATCTTTGAGCAACGAGCCGGCGAACGGGCCCTCTGGCGGGTTTTCGAGAGGGCGGGGCTTCCCGTGGACGTCATCGGGGCACCGCAGACTCCGGTTCCCCTTCCGGCCATGATCAGTCTTTTCGAGCGATGCGGACACGAACTCGGCGACCGGACCTTCGGCCTCGAGATCGGGTTCGAGATGCAGAAGGCGTGGGGGTACGGCCTGTGGGGGCGCTATGGCGCCATGGCGGACACGCTGGGCAAAGCGATCCGACGCTACAACCTGACCTTTTGGGCCCATGCCTCCGATGGCAGGCTGGAGCTCGTTGAAGGTGCAACGGCCACGCTCTGGCGCCACGTCAAACAGCAGCCCGGACAGTCGGCCGTGCAGCATATCGACCACCTGATCGGCCCGATGATCATCATTGCCAGGCTGTTTCTCGCGCCGGGCTGGCTGCCGGAATGGATCGAGGTTCCCTATCAGCGGGACAGCGATGCCCACCTGATGGAAGACCGGTTGCAGGTTCCCGTCCGCTTCGGCCGCAAGGGAACCGGGATTGCGTTCAAACCCGGCGATCTCGACACCCGGAAGGTGGGGAAAGTGCAAGAGGCGTCCAGGATCCTCACGTTGAGGGAGGTGATCGCGGACAATGCCCTTTCGCGCGCACCCGAGCCGGCGCGGGCCTTGTCGGCAATCGCCGCACTTCGCCTGCTCGACGGGCGGACGGACATCGAGGGCGCGGCGCGGATGGCGGGCCTCAGCGTGCGGAGCCTGCAACGACAGCTTCTGGAAAAGGGATATTCCTACCGCGACATCGTGACCATCGTCCGAAACGAGCGGGCGGTAAGCCTCCTGCATGAGACGACCCTTCCCATCATGGAGGTTGCCCTGCTGCTCGGCTACGAGGATCATGCAAGCTTCACGAGGGCCTTTCGTCGCTGGATGGGGTGCTCTCCCCTGGAGTTCAGGCGATTTCAGCGGTCGGTGGCGTTGGCGTAA
- the gatB gene encoding Asp-tRNA(Asn)/Glu-tRNA(Gln) amidotransferase subunit GatB produces MSIVDTRTPDPKKFIKGATGDWEIVIGLEVHAQVTSNAKLFSGASTEFGREPNSNVSLVDAAMPGMLPVINEECVAQAVRTGLGLKAEINHRSVFDRKNYFYPDLPQGYQISQFKQPIVGEGEVLLDMADGEKVTVGVERLHLEQDAGKSLHDQHATMSFVDLNRSGVALMEIVSKPDLRSGDEAKTYLTKLRSILRYLGTCDGNMDQGSMRADVNVSVRAPGGDFGTRCEIKNVNSIRFVGQAIDYEARRQIGILEDGGSIDQETRLFDPVKGETRSMRSKEEAHDYRYFPDPDLLPLEFGQAYVDALASGLPELPDDKKARFIADYGLSAYDADILIMERASADFFELVAAGRDAKLSANWVINELFGRLNKEGFDLGETPVSAAQLGGLVDLVKDGTISGKIAKDLFEILWTEGGDPAEIVETRGMKQVTDLGAIEAEVDKIIAANPEKVEQAKEKPGLLGWFVGQVMKATGGKANPKAVNDLLKSKIGIE; encoded by the coding sequence ATGAGCATCGTCGACACCCGCACTCCCGATCCGAAGAAATTCATTAAGGGCGCCACCGGTGACTGGGAAATCGTGATCGGGCTTGAGGTTCATGCGCAGGTCACCTCCAACGCGAAGCTCTTTTCCGGTGCCTCGACCGAATTCGGCCGCGAGCCCAATTCCAATGTCAGCCTTGTCGATGCCGCGATGCCCGGCATGCTGCCGGTGATCAACGAGGAATGCGTCGCACAGGCCGTGCGCACCGGCCTCGGACTAAAGGCAGAGATCAACCACAGGTCGGTGTTTGACCGCAAAAACTATTTCTACCCCGACCTGCCGCAGGGCTACCAGATCTCGCAGTTCAAGCAGCCGATCGTCGGCGAAGGCGAGGTTCTGCTCGACATGGCCGACGGCGAGAAGGTGACCGTCGGTGTCGAGCGCCTGCATCTTGAGCAGGACGCGGGCAAATCCTTGCACGACCAGCACGCGACCATGTCGTTTGTCGATCTGAACCGCTCGGGTGTGGCGCTGATGGAGATCGTCTCCAAGCCCGATCTGCGCTCCGGCGACGAGGCCAAGACCTATCTGACCAAATTGCGCAGCATCCTGCGGTATCTCGGTACCTGCGACGGCAACATGGACCAGGGTTCGATGCGTGCGGACGTCAACGTGTCTGTGCGCGCGCCGGGCGGCGATTTCGGCACGCGCTGCGAGATCAAGAACGTCAACTCCATCCGCTTCGTCGGTCAGGCGATTGATTACGAAGCACGCCGCCAGATCGGCATTCTGGAAGACGGCGGATCGATCGATCAGGAAACGCGGCTGTTCGACCCCGTGAAGGGCGAAACCCGCTCGATGCGCTCCAAGGAAGAGGCGCATGACTATCGCTATTTCCCAGATCCCGACCTTTTGCCGCTGGAGTTCGGCCAAGCCTATGTCGATGCGCTGGCAAGCGGCCTGCCGGAACTTCCCGACGACAAGAAGGCGCGGTTCATCGCCGATTACGGCCTGTCGGCCTATGACGCCGACATCCTGATCATGGAGCGGGCCTCGGCGGACTTCTTCGAGCTTGTCGCGGCGGGGCGCGATGCGAAACTCTCGGCAAACTGGGTGATCAACGAGTTGTTCGGCCGGCTCAACAAGGAAGGCTTCGATCTTGGCGAAACGCCTGTGTCGGCGGCACAGCTCGGCGGGCTGGTCGATCTCGTCAAGGACGGCACGATTTCCGGCAAGATCGCCAAGGACCTTTTCGAGATCCTGTGGACCGAGGGCGGCGACCCGGCGGAGATCGTCGAGACGCGCGGCATGAAGCAGGTGACGGATCTCGGCGCCATCGAGGCGGAGGTCGACAAGATCATCGCGGCCAATCCGGAGAAGGTGGAGCAGGCCAAGGAAAAGCCCGGCCTGCTTGGCTGGTTCGTCGGTCAGGTGATGAAGGCGACCGGCGGCAAGGCCAACCCCAAGGCGGTCAACGACCTGCTCAAGTCGAAGATCGGCATCGAGTGA